TCCTTGGCCAAGCCGGCTCCCCTGCCGGCTGCGCCCGACTTCACGGCGCCCCTGCACCCCACTACCGACGAAGACCTGGCTGTGGCCTTTGCCCAAAGCTTCCGGCGGGTGGGCGGCGCGTTTTATTACTGCGAGTCCGTGGAGCATTTCTATGACCAGCTGTTTCTCTATAAAAAGGAGAAGGGCCTGGAGAATTTGTACGTGTGGGAGCCGGAGCTGAAAAAACTGCTCCACGCCGGTGGCCTGGTGTTCAACGGCGACGAAGCCGACTTCCTGCAGAAAGCCGATGCTGCCCTTACCACCTGCGAAGCCCTGGTGGCCCGCACCGGCAGCGTGCTGGTGAGCGGCGCTACCAGCAGCGGCCGGCGCCTGAGCATTTACCCCGAGCAGCACCTGGTTTTTGCCCGCACCTCGCAGGTAGTAACTGATATTGGCGATGCCCTGCAGGGGATGCGCGCCCGCTACGGCGCCGATAAGCTGCCTTCTATGTTTTCCCTGACCACCGGCCCCAGCCGCACGGCCGATATTGAAAAAACCTTGGTTCTCGGGGCGCACGGCCCCCGCGCCATTGCCCTGTTTTTACTGGATGACGCCCCCGAACCGACTGCCTGACCTGGCGCTGCCGCCCGGCCGCAAGGTGTACTTTGCTTCCGATTTTCACCTGGGTGCCCCCGATGCCGCCCGCTCCCTGGAGCGGGAACGGCGCATTGTGCGCTGGCTGGATATGGCTGCCCAGGATGCCGCCGCCATTTACCTGCTGGGCGATATTTTCGACTTCTGGTTTGAGTACAAGCACGCCATTCCGCGCGGCTTTATCCGGCTGCAGGGCAAACTGGCCGAGCTGACGGACGCCGGCCTGCCCGTTACGTTCTTCACCGGCAACCACGATATGTGGATGTTCGACTACTTCACCAAGGAGCTCAATATTCCCATTCTGCGCCACCCCGTTAGCCAGCGCATTGGCGGGCAGGAGTTTCATATTGGGCACGGTGATGGACTAGGACCGAAAGACCATACCTACAAAGTGCTGAAGCGGGTGTTTTCCTCGCCGGTGGCGCAGTGGCTGTTTGCGCGGCTGCACCCTAACTTTGGTATTGGGCTGGCCAACCGCTGGAGCCGCCACAGTCGCCTGCAAAACGCGGCCGCCGATGAGAAGTATTTCGGCGACGAAGAATGGCTGTTGGTGTACTGCCGGGAGCTGGAGCAGCGTTTCCACCACGATTATTACGTATTTGGGCACCGGCACCTGCCGCTGGATGTACCCGTTACGCCCCAGAGCCGCTACGTGAACCTGGGCGAATGGGTCAATTATTGCTCCTACGCGGTATATGATGGCACTGAACTGGCGCTGCAGCATTTTGAGCAGGCATAGTCTGCGGCACACGGCCGGCAAAACCTGGCTGCTGTTGCTGTGCTTTACTTGCCTGCTTTTCCAGGCCAGTGAGGCCCAAACCGGTGTGCCGGCGGCTGCCTCCGTTTCGCCACCCTCCAAAACGGCCCCGGTAGTCAGCAAGCCCGGCCCAAACACCCCCGATAGTCTGGGCTGGACGCTGGTGCGCACCATTCCGTTGGCCGCGCCCGCTCATGCTTCTCTGGACCGGCGCGGCACGCTCTACGTAGCCGATGCGCAGAACAACATTCATCAGTATGCGGCCGATGGGCAGCCACTCAATACCTACTCGGCCCCGCTGCCCGGCCACATTGCCCAACTGGAGGCCTGGAACCTGACCAAGATTCTGGCTTTCTACGACGACCAGCAGCAGATTCTGCTCCTCGACCGTTTCCTGGCCCCCATCACGCAGGTGCATCTCCCCGAGTTCCTTGACGGCCAGATCCGCACCGTCACGCTGGCACCCGACAATAAAATCTGGCTGCTGAATGAGAGTGACCTGACCCTGCGTCAGTTTGACCCCACACCCCAGCGCCTAGTAGCCGCTACCCCGCTGGATGTGCTGCTGGGCCGCACCAAGCCCGATTTCCGGTTTATGCGCCACTATCAAAACAACCTCTATCTGATAGATTATACCAGCGGCATCTACGTGTTCGACAACCTGGGTACCTACCGCAAAAAGCTGCCTTTCCCCGGCCTGAGCTACATAGGGTTCCGCGGCGACGAGCTGTATTATGTAGCCAACGGGGCATTGCATTTCTTCCAGCTTTACACCCTTACCGAGCGAGTGGTACCCCTGCCTGCTGCTTTGGCCAAAGCCACTACGCAAGTGCTGTTTGGCGAGCAATATATTTACCTGCTGCTGCCCAACAGTGTGCAGGTGTATCGACTTTAGGGTAGGTTTCTCTTTCCGCATCACATCAGCAAAAGGCATGGACAAAATTTTGTCCATGCCTTTTCAATTTACTCTCTATCAAATACTTACCTGCCATTATCAGCTTGAAGCCCGCAAACCATCTCAACAATAGCCCGTTATCCAATATCCGCTTCTGAAAATACCTGCTCAGCTCGGGTAAGCGGTTGTCCTATTTCTCTACCTCATCACTATTCGTATGAAAGCACTCGTGTTCCATGGGATGAAAGACGTCCGCGTCGATAACGTACCCGACCCCCA
The Hymenobacter sp. DG25B genome window above contains:
- a CDS encoding lactate utilization protein C, giving the protein MSQTSRDIMLRRIRESLAKPAPLPAAPDFTAPLHPTTDEDLAVAFAQSFRRVGGAFYYCESVEHFYDQLFLYKKEKGLENLYVWEPELKKLLHAGGLVFNGDEADFLQKADAALTTCEALVARTGSVLVSGATSSGRRLSIYPEQHLVFARTSQVVTDIGDALQGMRARYGADKLPSMFSLTTGPSRTADIEKTLVLGAHGPRAIALFLLDDAPEPTA
- a CDS encoding UDP-2,3-diacylglucosamine diphosphatase; this encodes MTPPNRLPDLALPPGRKVYFASDFHLGAPDAARSLERERRIVRWLDMAAQDAAAIYLLGDIFDFWFEYKHAIPRGFIRLQGKLAELTDAGLPVTFFTGNHDMWMFDYFTKELNIPILRHPVSQRIGGQEFHIGHGDGLGPKDHTYKVLKRVFSSPVAQWLFARLHPNFGIGLANRWSRHSRLQNAAADEKYFGDEEWLLVYCRELEQRFHHDYYVFGHRHLPLDVPVTPQSRYVNLGEWVNYCSYAVYDGTELALQHFEQA